The Polypterus senegalus isolate Bchr_013 chromosome 1, ASM1683550v1, whole genome shotgun sequence genome includes a window with the following:
- the LOC120531768 gene encoding extracellular calcium-sensing receptor-like: MLGGIFELSYKTIAPDFSFTHKPEQWKCESVDFEVFQWAHTMIFAIEEINQDPVLLPNITLGYRLYDNCLKLQVALRSAISLIGGLNDSIPDNDCRGLPPVVGIVGDPLSSHSIAISRVLGLFRMPLISYYASCSCLSNKIEYPSFFRTVPSDAFQVKAMVQIIKHFGWTWVGIIGTDDDYGQYAVNSFHEEIKPFGCIAFTETFPKAQEKFKYLQIINTIKHSTAKVIVVFSPTANLIALSTEIIQHNLTGRQWVASEAWSTSNTVATNENFPFFGGTIGIAIRRGEIPGLDNFLFQIRPTSDPNNNLILRFWETMFECKFQETVNNQNDTAFPVSKMCTGYEDIKSTRTAYTDVSESRASYNVYKAVYALAIALHELMFCENGKGPFENNSCADIKSLQPWQLMHYIRKVNFTNRFGERVAFDENGDALAIYDIVNWQRAGDGSVTIKTIGVYDKAASGGRELFLNEKVIFWNFASGQIPESVCSKSCQPGTRKANRKGEAVCCFDCVPCADGEISSETDSITCTQCPPDYWSNQQRNQCISKEIEFLSYDDAMGITLATTATFGSCLSVSVLIVFIYYRNTPVVKANNSELSFLLLFSLTLCFLCSLCFIGEPSNASCMLRHVVFGISFVLSISCILVKTIVVIMAFKATLPGNNMMKWFGVTQQRGTVFMFTFIQSLICVVWLSSAPPFPSKNTKHQNSKVIFECDIGSLIGFSCLLGYIGLLACISFVSAFLARNLPDTFNEAKFITFSMLIFCAVWITFIPAYISSPGKYTVAVEIFAILASSFGLLSAIFAPKCYIILLKPERNTKRALMGR, encoded by the exons ATGTTAGGAGGGATATTTGAATTAAGTTATAAAACAATTGCTCCAGATTTCTCCTTCACACATAAGCCAGAGCAATGGAAATGTGAGAG TGTGGATTTTGAAGTGTTTCAGTGGGCACACACAATGATTTTTGCCATTGAAGAAATCAATCAAGATCCAGTGCTTCTTCCCAATATAACGCTAGGCTACAGGTTATATGACAACTGCTTAAAGCTACAGGTTGCTCTGAGATCTGCAATAAGTTTGATTGGTGGACTGAATGACAGCATTCCTGATAATGACTGCAGAGGACTGCCTCCTGTCGTTGGCATTGTTGGCGATCCACTTTCATCACATTCAATTGCCATTTCAAGAGTTCTGGGTCTGTTTAGAATGCCTTTG ATCAGCTATTATGCCTCTTGCTCTTGCTTGAGCAATAAAATCGAGTACCCATCATTCTTTAGGACTGTACCCAGTGATGCATTCCAAGTTAAAGCTATGGTACAAATTATTAAACACTTTGGATGGACATGGGTGGGCATTATAGGAACTGATGATGATTATGGGCAATATGCCGTAAATAGTTTCCATGAAGAAATAAAACCATTTGGATGCATTGCTTTTACAGAAACCTTTCCCAAAGCCCAAGAAAAGTTCAAATATCTtcaaataatcaatacaataaaacattCAACTGCAAAAGTCATTGTTGTCTTCTCTCCAACTGCAAATTTAATAGCATTATCCACAGAAATCATTCAGCACAACCTTACTGGAAGACAGTGGGTCGCCAGTGAAGCATGGAGCACATCAAACACTGTAGCAACCAATGAGAACTTTCCATTCTTTGGTGGCACAATTGGTATTGCTATTCGCAGAGGAGAAATACCAGGACTGGATAACTTTCTGTTCCAGATTCGACCCACTTCTGATCCAAACAATAATTTAATTCTTCGTTTCTGGGAGACAATGTTTGAGTGCAAATTTCAAGAAACTGTAAACAACCAAAATGATACTGCGTTTCCAGTCTCCAAAATGTGCACAGGATATGAAGATATTAAAAGCACCAGGACTGCATACACTGATGTGTCTGAATCAAGGGCATCTTATAATGTCTACAAAGCTGTCTATGCCTTAGCAATTGCCCTTCATGAATTAATGTTCTGTGAAAATGGAAAGGGGCCTTTTGAAAACAATTCCTGTGCTGATATCAAAAGTTTACAACCCTGGCAA cTAATGCATTATATAAGGAAAGTTAATTTCACCAATCGATTTGGTGAACGAGTTGCATTTGATGAAAATGGAGATGCCCTTGCAATTTATGATATTGTCAACTGGCAAAGAGCTGGTGATGGATCTGTGACCATTAAAACTATAGGTGTTTACGATAAAGCAGCCAGTGGAGGACGAGAGCTTTTCCTCAATGAAAAAGTCATCTTTTGGAACTTTGCATCTGGACAG ATTCCAGAATCAGTCTGTAGTAAAAGCTGTCAGCCAGGTACAAGAAAAGCCAACCGGAAAGGAGAGGCAGTCTGCTGTTTTGATTGTGTACCCTGTGCAGATGGAGAAATTAGCAGTGAAACTG ATTCCATTACATGCACTCAGTGTCCACCTGACTACtggtcaaatcaacaaagaaaCCAGTGCATATCAAAGGAAATTGAGTTTCTTTCATATGATGATGCCATGGGCATTACACTGGCTACTACAGCAACATTTGGAAGTTGCTTGTCTGTCAGTGTTTTAATAGTTTTCATTTACTATCGAAATACTCCAGTTGTAAAAGCCAACAATTCAGAACTGAGCttccttttgcttttttctttaacaCTCTGCTTCCTTTGTTCACTTTGTTTTATTGGAGAGCCTTCAAATGCAAGCTGCATGTTGAGACATGTGGTGTTTGGAATCAGCTTTGTTCTGAGCATTTCTTGCATTCTCGTAAAAACAATTGTTGTCATTATGGCATTTAAGGCCACATTGCCAGGAAATAATATGATGAAGTGGTTTGGTGTAACACAGCAGAGAGGCACAGTCTTCATGTTTACTTTTATTCAGTCACTTATATGCGTGGTGTGGTTGAGTTCAGCCCCACCATTTCCCTCTAAAAACACTAAGCATCAGAACTCAAAAGTAATATTTGAGTGTGATATTGGATCATTAATTGGATTCAGTTGCCTTCTGGGATACATTGGATTGCTAGCATGCATCTCTTTTGTATCGGCTTTTCTTGCAAGAAATCTCCCAGACACCTTCAATGAAGCCAAGTTCATTACCTTCAGCATGCTCATCTTCTGCGCTGTTTGGATAACATTCATACCTGCCTATATCAGCTCTCCTGGAAAGTACACAGTGGCTGTTGAGATTTTTGCAATTCTGGCATCAAGTTTTGGTCTGCTCAGTGCGATATTTGCTCCTAAATGTTACATTATTCTATTGAAGCCAGAAAGGAACACAAAGAGAGCCCTTATGGGCAGATAA